A stretch of DNA from Gemmatimonas sp.:
ACGTGGACCCATTGGGTGGTCCCCACCACATCAGACTACATCCACGTCACGCGCTGGCTGTCGCGGCAGTTCCTGTTGTCGTCGATGACACGTGTCGCGGAGTTTCCGTGGTTCCTCGGCGGCTATACGCTGTGGCTGGCCGGCGGATCGTTCCAAGGGGCGGCGATCGCTGGCAGCCCGCTGCGAGCTCTTATTCAGGACTTCCGCAACGGCGACACGCAGGGGTTGCTCGTGCCGATCGACACCCTTGTGCGCACCGCCAACGCACGCTTCTTCGAGAACCTGCCGCAGCGTACGCCGGTGGCGGTTCGGCAGGCGCAGAGCAGCCTGTTCCTGGCGTATCTCAACCGTGACTACCCACTCGTCATTCCCGGGATTCTGGCGCGCATTCGCGCCACGCCGGGCAACGCATTTACGAATGACATGCTGATCGCCGAGATCCAGAACCTGACGGGCCGCACGCTGGCGCAGCTCGAGCCCGCTTATCTCCTCTACGCCAGAAGCCTGCAGCCGTAGCGAAAGTGTCGGTGACGGCGGATCTTTCCGGTTCGCCGTCACCGACACTTTTTTCGTTGCCCATTTTCGTTGCCCATTATGAACGTTTTCGACGCCATCGCCGCCCGCCGCTCCGTTCGCAAGTTCACCGACCGCACGCCCACCCAGGCGGAGCTGGAGCAGTTGCTGCAGGCGGCCGTCCTGGCGCCGAACCACCGCCTCACGAATCCGTGGCGCTTCTACGTGCTCGGCCCTGAGGCACGCGCGGCGTACGGTCTGGCGCTGGGCAACCGCAAGGCCAAGAAGGCGACCGACGAGGCTCATGCCGAGACGATCCGTCGCAACACGAGCGATGAACACCGCGCGCAGCCGTGCATGCTGCTGGTGGCGATGGTGCAGAACGAAAACGCCGAAATTCGCGAAGAAGACTACGCGTCGACGATGATGGCCACGCAGAACATCTGTCTGGCCGCGACCGCGATCGGACTCGGCACGCACATCCGTTCTGGCGCGATCATGGATGACCCGGCCGCACGTGCGGCGGGTGGTGTACCCGAAGGCGAGCGTATCATTGCCGTCCTGACGGTTGGGGAGCCGCTGGAAACGCCCGACGCCAAGGCGCGTCGTGCGGTAACGGACGTGACGCAGTGGCGCGACTGATTCGTGCGGCACTGCGCGTGTGATGGATGGCAGGCAAGGTCAGCGCGAGGGTGCGCTGACCTTTTGCTTTGAGAGATCGTGAACCGCGCAACCGCGGATCACGCGGATAGAGCGCTGATGCTCGCAGTCGCCGCCGTCGCCAGTGGATGCGACTGCTGTTCAATTCTTGAAATGAACAGCGCATGACGCGCGCGATCCTCGACACTCGCCACGGCGCATTCGCGCCACTTTCGCGAAATCCGCGGTCAGGCTGTTCGGTGAACGCAAGAAAGGCCAACGCAGACCACTACATCCGACCCAGCGCCCACCCCGGAAGCACGGCGAGTACGAGCGTGCCCACGAGGCACAGCGCACCCGCGGCGCGCGCCATACCGCCCGCGCGCTGCTCACTCGGCGCCGCTTCGCCCGCCGTCATGAACAACACCTGAATCACGCGCAGGTAGAAGTAGATGCCGAGGTAGCTGCCCACGAGGCCGAGCACGGCGTACGTGGTGTAACCGGCGGCCACGACGTTCTTGAAGATCAGGAACTTGGCGGCGAAGCCCGGGAAGGGTGGCAGGCCGGCCAGCGACAGCATCGCGATGGCGATCATTGCCGCCGCGAACGGGTTGCGATGATACAGCCCCTTGAGCGCGTCGAGCGAGTCGCGCTGCTCGTCGTCCGTGTTCTGCGGCATGACGGCGAACGCCAGTAGATTCACCACCGAATACGCCAACACATAGAACAGCACCGCCTGCATGCGCCCTTCAGCATCGCCCAGGAACCCGTAGAACAGGTAGCCCGCGTGCGCGATGGAGGAATACGCGATCATGCGACGGAAACTCTGCTGCTTGATGGCGGCCAGGTTGCCCCACACGATTGAGACGAGCGGCAGCACCAGCAGCAAGTCGACCAGCGGTCCCGAGACATTCGCGCCGGCGAACAGACGCACGGCGGCGAGCAGCACGGCGCCCTTGGTCAGCGTGGCCATGTAGGCCGTAACCGGAATGCTGGCGCCTTCATAGGTGTCGGGCGCCCACGCATGGAACGGCACCACGGCGGCCTTGAGGAACAGCGACAGCAGCAGGAGCACGACGGCCGTGCGCGTCATGATATCGCT
This window harbors:
- a CDS encoding NADH-quinone oxidoreductase subunit N, encoding MTSSVNAQDALLAMLPEHFLLGGIVLVIIMAVLGRGSRSALWVALGAVIASSAAAFWLSNLPYAAAPFDGQFSVTPAILMAKGALLALAVPVLLMSRTEFTDGEFSILLLSSLYGLCLLPSADSFLVMFLGLELLAMPVYALVLLAFRRPQSAESAFKYLVLSGAASATFLMGVSLLYGATGSMSVDVFGAALASSDIMTRTAVVLLLLSLFLKAAVVPFHAWAPDTYEGASIPVTAYMATLTKGAVLLAAVRLFAGANVSGPLVDLLLVLPLVSIVWGNLAAIKQQSFRRMIAYSSIAHAGYLFYGFLGDAEGRMQAVLFYVLAYSVVNLLAFAVMPQNTDDEQRDSLDALKGLYHRNPFAAAMIAIAMLSLAGLPPFPGFAAKFLIFKNVVAAGYTTYAVLGLVGSYLGIYFYLRVIQVLFMTAGEAAPSEQRAGGMARAAGALCLVGTLVLAVLPGWALGRM
- a CDS encoding nitroreductase; the encoded protein is MNVFDAIAARRSVRKFTDRTPTQAELEQLLQAAVLAPNHRLTNPWRFYVLGPEARAAYGLALGNRKAKKATDEAHAETIRRNTSDEHRAQPCMLLVAMVQNENAEIREEDYASTMMATQNICLAATAIGLGTHIRSGAIMDDPAARAAGGVPEGERIIAVLTVGEPLETPDAKARRAVTDVTQWRD